A genomic region of Alligator mississippiensis isolate rAllMis1 chromosome 4, rAllMis1, whole genome shotgun sequence contains the following coding sequences:
- the WNT6 gene encoding protein Wnt-6 — translation MLPPSRTQLGLFFILLCPANIIGLWWAVGSPLVMDPNSICRKARRLAGKQAELCQTEPEIVQEAARGARLGVRECQHQFRFRRWNCTSHSKYFGRILQQDIRETAFVHAITAAGVSHAITQACSMGELLQCGCEATRSRAPPVPRPRPRPLPPPQPTAGPAPDGAAWEWGGCGDNVRFGYEKSQLFMDARRKRGKADIRALVDLHNNEAGRLAVLKYTRLECKCHGLSGSCALRTCWKKMPPFREVGDRLLERFNGAVRVMGANDGRTLLPLGASIKPPDGQDLVYSADSPDFCLANRKTGSPGTRGRLCNSTGLGTGGCDLLCCGRGHRDEAVVLEENCLCRFHWCCVVQCRKCAVRKELSLCA, via the exons GGCGGTGGGCAGCCCGCTGGTCATGGACCCCAACAGCATCTGCCGCAAGGCGCGCCGGCTGGCGGGGAAGCAGGCCGAGCTGTGCCAGACGGAGCCCGAGATCGTGCAGGAGGCGGCGCGCGGTGCCCGGCTGGGCGTGCGAGAGTGCCAGCACCAGTTTCGTTTCCGGCGCTGGAACTGCACCAGCCACAGCAAGTACTTCGGCCGCATCCTGCAGCAGG ATATCCGGGAGACAGCCTTTGTGCATGCCATTACGGCGGCGGGCGTGAGCCACGCCATCACGCAGGCCTGCAGCATGGGCGAGCTGCTGCAGTGCGGCTGCGAGGCCACGCGAAGCCGAGCGCCGCCcgtgccccggccccggccccggcccctgccccctccccagcccacggCCGGCCCCGCGCCTGATGGTGCTGCCTGGGAGTGGGGTGGCTGCGGCGACAATGTACGCTTCGGCTACGAGAAGTCGCAGCTCTTCATGGACGCACGGCGCAAGCGGGGCAAGGCCGACATCCGTGCCCTCGTGGACCTGCACAACAATGAGGCCGGGCGCCTG GCGGTGCTGAAGTACACGCGCCTGGAGTGCAAGTGCCATGGGCTTTCGGGTTCGTGTGCCCTCCGCACCTGCTGGAAGAAGATGCCGCCCTTCCGGGAGGTGGGCGACCGCCTCCTCGAGCGCTTCAACGGCGCCGTGCGCGTGATGGGCGCCAATGATGGGCGCACACTGCTGCCCCTGGGCGCCAGCATCAAGCCGCCTGACGGGCAGGACCTGGTGTACTCGGCTGACTCGCCTGACTTCTGCCTGGCCAACCGCAAGACGGGCTCGCCAGGCACCCGTGGGCGCCTCTGCAACAGCACGGGGCTGGGCACGGGCGGCTGCGACCTGCTGTGCTGCGGCCGGGGGCACCGCGACGAGGCCGTGGTGCTGGAGGAGAACTGCCTGTGCCGCTTCCACTGGTGCTGTGTGGTGCAGTGCCGCAAGTGCGCCGTGCGCAAGGAGCTCAGCCTCTGCGCCTGA